The following coding sequences are from one Granulicella sp. L56 window:
- a CDS encoding SdrD B-like domain-containing protein yields the protein MANSLFDITTFQVQLPETLDPSSTVDMNGLRFYGGQQWKQLAATYSFGSSTSPTYVLIGLVGPTFTPMLLVYGSITLNTNNNGIDFTNFVGWTLGLYTVVNQLAVGTTPAEVSGGMTIQPLDGGFYTDSLVNAGQLFTIQSFANGMVTTTAPNAFTSGQDLQFGSLVNPSGGVNNGTGYMVAAVKSPTEFTIAALDNSDVSKASAGGGTVTSVASPSDSENWGALIPNGQQMQLSTPNQLSTQSVYLGFTPARILFTQTTDAVPVPLLQFSGLQTVEYKGGNVSAGLGYQSANDAQYLQINYLGYYVFINANNDGNNEAVLTASLGCTPSVGLITTNGISQGTLTIVNQNQQIPLADGDYVHFVNLIIPPAADGSAQLLDVGPSYLVDNVLATSDTTFQLIDGYTGAIGYTDVDASAAALVKEISILRFEQQTTNGQQGTVVVTKQLHFLNPGDAIVFRDLNVTGGNFDQTLTYYVTGLYSDSTVTTGTGFFFAAQRGGVYTPPSTLTLGPGGRVTLPLGKLYGFDVGGDVTITASFNGGYQKGNFSQPTDYTIGISGSLSMSYLQEQGTSVSGTLSAKGNSDTSDGLVLQSKAGVFTIAAGAFNISGSLSVWSSATDTAKAQEKLGVSLSGISGAMISSDGGVDTWAFNGSINVTVPSWNWTGTANFGHGATNGLTLLVNPDGTRFVEEFAVSFVADQIKPPAPSSPSDQLSFSERINIMGANISVDYNRDPSQTDDWSLLIGGALTVAIGDSTPDANGNWQSTVDAITLAASTGVELSENGAKFLPGRYELDVNGPFKILGMLNVTAQSLKFIYQSAIQATNTDEQILLSGGVALPDLRNASIQFGNDGASGGLEVDITTGTWQIDGWRITVPSFSAAQLFQLKNFVLGFSKTTDANGNADYTIQAGGQVQLLSGSSAGLTVGVQVTFEVDDGKLKIDDIGASLRNMNPGLPVPPVDGFLTDVAFDVDGIPGSISADLLFGAVFGDKITVGGKEYSMVQVLVSGQYKYKDISVTGTVLLAGGTLGQITGTLDFNWGTSVYSVNLQGKFFYDAIEASAILYFSSTLDYGLFSCKLEVPPNIPIIGGTSVAEADAMYFVDHSSGGKKFLAAWFVFLGHWKYGVERDLVADKWDLIGTSTINGLAADIPSGTGPKANKYNLAYTPDSDGGDSYGLMNVVWQQPDSANDTIFIASGSNNAVQVYGPGTTPDTNGWVDDSAGGVSYMVLAPQSSPGNVLIHVAPTASFTAPDASYDDPDLYIQLPSASLNVVLTSDNVQIDPTTSWTGSFSAAAPELQDVTVTQPATTASTPGSDPVTADNATISFQWRGLDPDTTDVSLYYDYNTSGYNGTYISTISGSDLTVSVPDGDGWIAVTAAWDIGDLEPAKPLNVYAVIKDAGHAASKSDYTTSQVTPVAAAQIQVSYTGGTTVSSTELEDLLLQVTPVKLADVTSIAAGVVSVTDATDINAGDMFMFSGLSSPVGVQNTMPYYILTVSGETFTFSNVAAGAPLNEASAGQGSAYVDQDVPTIYGTNSSGVVWPHVDVNQPYRFLMPPARTVFAAAPASGQEVSNFGELVQYNTFVGNNQLLRMIYQFKVLAAIAGRVYSDLLDNGQLNSMDTGLAGATVYLDDNNNNVLDPGEDFVVTGPDGNFLFVHEWAATDAPTTTYTTWVKVIPPAGWKVTSSPSVPAAGITFTNDGIEQATLTYYNFMIASPVTLSGIVYADTDNDGVRDPGEKGLPNVAVSVVAPSGATTAATTDATGTWQATTYERGTYNVSVNLPSGGTFTTATSTLFTADAATTLLLQNGTNNSGPYAQNGLASHWNPATNSYSVWLAVLATQTVDDTPRIDFGNIGSSPSGTVGVVNTFLVDEVISRFDAFIGVWSGGGAPSLAVTYIIGEDGGGTGTELAVTPSTNEGPMLFPCSGGPLNALYALSYNPSQPDYSTVASIDNTGQVTLWTFDPSKIGGGYGGAAFSPGAQTFKLTQGTPVKMVGFNKAGSDHFQSQDLAVVYLNANGVLALAELNHATNDITTYAIGGRIFVDMIAGDFDGNGHEDIAVLTADTASQQYYLNVLLSQDDGSTDLVPYVGNDLAIAADGTPQTSLSSIRVKGDEQVLLWNTQATNGSTSYITAALVTGGQMRVSSGPASLSGRIVAISAAGVGTPATFATYSAEMSADYTVPVAIGTVQVNADGMIAISDDLTVYGGLFSGFDIGITGVTPPTSNVTSGIVYNDANSNGIHDPGETGLSGMTVRLIEPSNATQTTVTSDGSNGHPVGSYSFENVPTGAYIQVTLPPGTWTAQNPPPGVSTNANGSDGIVTGVAFSDGQVIETIGFTDGTDNEYSATIKSADLQATGQENLVVRTSSALFVQRFQPDGTSVFDRYSVSSPAAYLRPEVYLEDLTGNGRIDIVTSGQSGIDVFINIGLGEFQPFTGLLAAMFNNSPNGAYTPGRVFAGDLNSGIISAKTYTHTLNFGNNNEDIDVNGVTFQAALPTGDFYSLQAVDPRSGVTGDMAPAFGPSGGLIGNFATIAETAYQSPVSVNGTEQLTLIGLTPGMTYSTTFYTVADALGLPLGQIVVDSIGGSLTFDANIGGNRSGYMFSRTFVATSDSIVFTFFAQVASSSFYLIALTNELVTIAPYVSGNLSGDVDSSIVSGKTYTHALNFASTAPLAINGVDFTPAGSSGSNWQLVAYDSSTGAQSPMQTSCNFKNNLTGNLNIATSDFYYSESPTWEEQLTLSGLTPGVTYKTTFYSAGFYAAGQGQQMVSDSYGGNSIFDQDAGGVGNGTVLTMTFVATSDSITFTFSPSSATKNSFNQFALTNEVVVNMEYSAAATFTDDDDSGIGGDFYTHALNFNAAAPITVEDVTFTAAGQSGPNWSLHGFDSDTLATPAMLTYTGFDNDLTGEVNSLASNFFYSPVNGEQLTLTGLAVGATYVTTWYGVGFQDGIQRAQYITDSLGGSTVIDENLFGAGKGVTFSRTFTAANDSIIFTIMSVDPNTTFHQYAVTNQLVVSGTYGSGELISDAGSGITSSKTYTHALNWEGPGPMTVNDVQFEGAGRSGSNYSLVTIDPHTVVGSEIDYFLNQENNVSGELNTILSTGYVGTAKVVLSGLTPGTTYATTFYGVGDGAPGERLQTISDSEGGVYQFDENTFGNANGFYVNYTYTASSDSITFYIVADNPQNVFLQGALTNEVVPPSHQSLNVCGTEIAVIPATSGSSAKIYAAQQNTQTVFEMAWENATATLGHTGRFFLIDRLVTRLVVGSVANEGELDLVIFENSNDPNSPDLPPGSPYNQKLWLFTPDNLYATGTSLNDFGTNTYSAQIDLLLAPLFTGVQTVVFMGIAGNATDVVTYRAGSGILTTSVPNCVGFSLGAGQFVPGSRSPNILIAGGNTIAVLEPGTDSNDVDNPDSPDPTLPLVVLGTMYTPDSLNAAGVGASITTHSDDLMMVEYDETTGFAVAPHFNITGGYLVSGDAGGGLYDFPVVIPGSNGGTICGNVFNDLAGNGTWNPTYSGASGDITLYLDLNNNGQLDPAEPFAFPDRDGNYQFSQLLPRAYSVCIQVGPGYTLTTPVSVEVIITAVPGAQVTGVDFGVKAKDFES from the coding sequence ATGGCCAACTCACTTTTCGATATCACGACCTTCCAGGTTCAACTCCCCGAAACACTCGACCCGAGCTCCACGGTCGACATGAACGGATTGCGCTTTTACGGTGGACAGCAATGGAAGCAGTTAGCAGCGACCTATTCGTTTGGGTCCTCGACTTCGCCCACTTATGTGCTCATCGGGCTGGTTGGACCCACGTTCACGCCAATGCTGCTGGTCTACGGCTCGATAACGCTGAACACCAACAACAACGGGATCGACTTCACCAATTTCGTCGGATGGACGCTTGGCCTATACACCGTCGTAAACCAGCTCGCCGTGGGAACGACGCCCGCCGAGGTTTCCGGTGGGATGACGATTCAGCCACTTGATGGTGGTTTTTACACCGATTCGCTCGTCAATGCGGGGCAGCTCTTTACCATTCAGAGCTTCGCCAACGGAATGGTCACGACGACCGCGCCCAATGCGTTCACTTCCGGGCAGGACCTGCAATTTGGAAGTTTGGTGAACCCGAGCGGAGGCGTAAACAATGGCACCGGTTACATGGTCGCCGCCGTGAAGTCGCCTACGGAGTTCACGATCGCAGCGCTCGATAATTCCGACGTCTCAAAAGCCTCAGCCGGGGGTGGGACGGTGACAAGCGTTGCCAGCCCGAGCGACAGCGAGAACTGGGGTGCGCTGATCCCAAATGGGCAGCAGATGCAATTGTCGACGCCCAACCAGCTCTCGACGCAGAGCGTTTATCTTGGCTTTACACCGGCACGCATCTTGTTCACGCAAACTACCGACGCGGTCCCCGTCCCGCTCCTGCAATTCTCGGGTCTCCAGACAGTCGAATACAAGGGAGGCAACGTCAGCGCAGGATTGGGTTATCAGAGCGCGAACGACGCCCAGTATCTGCAGATCAACTATCTGGGGTACTACGTTTTCATCAACGCCAACAATGACGGCAACAATGAGGCTGTACTTACGGCGTCGCTCGGCTGTACACCGTCGGTCGGGCTCATCACCACAAACGGCATCTCCCAGGGAACGCTGACCATCGTCAACCAGAATCAACAAATACCTTTGGCTGACGGCGATTATGTTCACTTCGTCAATCTGATCATTCCACCCGCCGCAGATGGCAGCGCCCAGCTGCTCGACGTAGGACCGTCCTACCTAGTCGATAACGTTTTGGCAACCTCGGACACAACATTCCAGTTGATCGATGGGTACACGGGAGCGATCGGATACACGGACGTGGACGCATCGGCAGCAGCGCTGGTCAAAGAAATCTCGATCCTGCGATTCGAGCAGCAGACAACCAATGGCCAGCAGGGAACGGTCGTCGTGACCAAACAACTGCATTTCCTGAACCCTGGGGATGCCATTGTGTTCAGAGATCTCAACGTGACAGGGGGGAACTTCGATCAGACTCTGACTTATTACGTTACCGGTCTCTATTCGGATTCCACAGTAACGACAGGAACGGGGTTCTTCTTCGCTGCACAGCGCGGTGGCGTCTATACCCCACCTTCCACTCTCACACTTGGACCTGGCGGCCGCGTTACATTACCACTCGGGAAGTTATACGGATTTGATGTGGGGGGTGATGTAACGATAACTGCCTCATTTAATGGTGGTTACCAGAAAGGAAACTTTTCCCAGCCAACGGATTATACGATCGGAATCTCCGGTTCGCTGTCGATGAGCTATCTGCAAGAACAGGGAACGAGCGTCTCCGGAACGCTCTCGGCGAAAGGAAATTCAGATACTTCAGACGGGCTTGTCCTCCAATCGAAAGCTGGCGTCTTCACCATAGCAGCGGGCGCGTTCAATATCTCCGGATCGCTAAGCGTTTGGAGCAGCGCGACCGACACGGCGAAGGCCCAGGAAAAACTCGGTGTCAGCCTCTCGGGAATCTCAGGAGCGATGATCAGCTCGGATGGCGGTGTCGACACATGGGCGTTCAATGGATCGATTAATGTTACGGTTCCCAGTTGGAACTGGACTGGTACCGCCAACTTCGGGCATGGTGCGACAAATGGATTGACGCTCCTCGTTAATCCAGACGGTACACGCTTCGTTGAAGAGTTCGCTGTTTCGTTCGTGGCGGATCAAATCAAACCGCCTGCCCCCAGCTCGCCCAGCGACCAGCTTAGTTTTTCTGAGCGCATCAACATCATGGGTGCAAACATCAGCGTCGATTACAATCGCGATCCTAGTCAAACCGACGACTGGTCGCTTCTCATCGGTGGTGCGCTTACGGTTGCGATTGGTGACTCCACCCCTGACGCCAACGGCAACTGGCAATCGACGGTTGACGCTATCACCCTCGCGGCTTCCACGGGCGTCGAGCTTTCTGAAAATGGTGCCAAATTTCTGCCGGGGCGGTACGAGTTAGACGTCAACGGACCATTCAAGATCTTGGGCATGTTGAACGTTACCGCCCAAAGCCTCAAATTCATCTACCAGTCGGCTATTCAAGCGACAAACACAGACGAACAAATTCTTCTCTCCGGTGGCGTGGCATTGCCCGATCTCCGCAACGCGTCCATTCAGTTTGGCAACGACGGCGCATCCGGGGGGCTTGAGGTCGACATTACCACTGGGACCTGGCAGATCGATGGGTGGCGCATCACCGTTCCGTCTTTCAGTGCCGCCCAGCTGTTCCAACTTAAAAACTTCGTCCTCGGGTTCAGCAAGACGACCGACGCCAATGGCAACGCCGATTACACGATCCAGGCCGGGGGCCAGGTACAACTTCTCTCGGGCAGTTCGGCAGGACTAACCGTTGGCGTCCAGGTAACTTTTGAAGTGGATGACGGCAAATTGAAGATCGACGATATCGGCGCGTCGCTTCGAAATATGAATCCAGGCCTGCCTGTCCCTCCCGTCGACGGATTCCTGACGGACGTTGCATTCGACGTCGACGGTATTCCCGGCTCCATTTCCGCAGATCTCCTTTTTGGCGCTGTTTTCGGCGACAAGATAACCGTCGGAGGCAAAGAGTACTCCATGGTCCAGGTGCTTGTAAGCGGGCAATACAAGTACAAAGACATCAGCGTGACCGGGACCGTGCTGCTCGCCGGTGGAACTCTAGGGCAGATCACGGGCACGCTCGACTTTAACTGGGGCACCAGCGTTTATAGCGTTAATTTGCAAGGCAAGTTCTTCTACGACGCGATCGAGGCATCGGCAATCCTATACTTCTCTAGCACTCTCGATTACGGGCTGTTCTCCTGCAAGTTGGAGGTTCCCCCAAACATCCCGATCATCGGTGGGACCAGCGTCGCCGAAGCAGATGCGATGTATTTCGTTGATCACAGCTCAGGGGGCAAAAAATTCCTGGCCGCTTGGTTTGTGTTCCTTGGGCATTGGAAGTATGGGGTTGAGCGGGATCTGGTTGCAGACAAATGGGACCTGATTGGCACAAGCACCATCAATGGCCTCGCGGCCGATATCCCCAGTGGCACCGGCCCCAAAGCTAACAAGTACAACCTCGCTTACACGCCGGACAGCGATGGTGGCGATTCCTACGGGTTGATGAACGTCGTTTGGCAACAGCCCGACAGCGCCAACGACACCATCTTCATCGCGTCCGGCAGTAACAATGCGGTGCAGGTCTATGGTCCTGGAACGACACCGGACACCAACGGCTGGGTGGATGATTCTGCAGGCGGGGTGTCCTACATGGTGCTCGCGCCACAGTCCAGTCCCGGGAACGTTCTGATCCACGTTGCCCCGACGGCGTCGTTCACAGCGCCCGATGCGTCGTATGATGATCCCGATCTGTACATACAACTGCCGAGCGCCTCGCTCAACGTTGTGCTTACGTCCGACAATGTACAGATTGATCCGACTACAAGTTGGACGGGCTCTTTTTCCGCAGCCGCTCCGGAGCTTCAGGACGTCACAGTCACGCAGCCCGCGACGACTGCCAGCACGCCGGGGAGTGACCCCGTGACGGCAGACAACGCCACCATCAGCTTCCAGTGGCGCGGACTCGATCCGGATACAACAGACGTCAGCTTGTACTACGACTACAACACCTCCGGTTACAACGGGACCTACATCTCAACGATCAGCGGCAGTGACCTGACAGTCTCCGTTCCAGACGGTGATGGGTGGATAGCTGTCACGGCGGCATGGGACATCGGCGATCTAGAGCCAGCCAAGCCGCTGAATGTCTACGCGGTGATCAAGGACGCGGGACACGCTGCGTCAAAATCCGATTACACCACCAGCCAGGTGACACCAGTAGCCGCGGCGCAGATTCAGGTGTCTTACACCGGTGGAACCACAGTTTCATCGACCGAGCTTGAAGACCTTCTGCTTCAGGTAACGCCTGTAAAGTTGGCCGATGTCACTTCGATCGCTGCGGGAGTTGTGTCGGTCACCGACGCCACCGACATCAACGCTGGCGATATGTTCATGTTCAGCGGGCTGTCATCGCCAGTGGGTGTTCAGAACACCATGCCTTATTACATCCTCACGGTCAGCGGTGAGACATTCACTTTCTCCAATGTTGCCGCAGGTGCACCGCTCAACGAAGCCAGTGCAGGGCAGGGTAGTGCGTATGTTGATCAAGACGTGCCGACAATCTATGGCACGAACAGCAGTGGCGTCGTCTGGCCGCATGTGGATGTGAACCAGCCGTACCGGTTCTTGATGCCCCCGGCGCGCACTGTGTTCGCTGCGGCTCCTGCGTCTGGACAGGAAGTGTCAAACTTCGGTGAGCTCGTTCAGTACAACACCTTTGTCGGCAATAACCAGTTGTTGCGGATGATCTATCAGTTCAAAGTGCTCGCCGCGATCGCCGGGCGGGTCTACAGCGACCTGTTGGACAACGGTCAACTCAACTCGATGGACACGGGCCTGGCGGGCGCCACAGTCTACCTCGACGACAACAACAACAATGTGCTCGATCCCGGAGAGGACTTTGTCGTCACTGGTCCGGACGGAAACTTCCTCTTCGTCCACGAATGGGCCGCCACCGACGCGCCGACCACAACCTACACCACCTGGGTGAAGGTCATTCCACCAGCCGGTTGGAAGGTCACCTCGTCGCCGAGTGTTCCTGCGGCTGGCATCACTTTTACCAATGACGGCATCGAGCAGGCAACGCTGACCTACTACAACTTCATGATTGCCTCCCCGGTCACGCTCAGCGGAATCGTCTACGCTGACACGGACAACGACGGCGTGCGCGATCCTGGCGAAAAAGGTTTGCCGAATGTAGCTGTCAGTGTAGTGGCACCGAGCGGAGCAACCACTGCAGCGACGACAGATGCAACCGGTACGTGGCAGGCGACTACCTACGAGCGTGGGACGTACAACGTCAGCGTTAATCTGCCATCTGGTGGTACGTTTACTACGGCAACGTCAACGTTGTTTACAGCCGACGCCGCCACGACGCTCCTCCTGCAAAACGGTACGAACAACAGCGGGCCTTACGCGCAGAACGGTCTCGCCTCCCATTGGAACCCGGCGACCAACAGCTACTCGGTGTGGCTCGCGGTACTTGCGACGCAAACTGTAGATGACACGCCGCGTATTGACTTCGGGAATATTGGGAGCAGCCCGAGCGGTACCGTAGGCGTCGTCAATACATTTCTTGTCGATGAAGTCATTTCTCGTTTCGATGCGTTCATCGGCGTTTGGTCCGGCGGCGGCGCTCCGAGTCTCGCGGTAACGTACATTATCGGAGAAGACGGTGGTGGCACGGGCACGGAACTCGCAGTCACGCCGTCGACCAACGAGGGTCCCATGCTGTTCCCTTGTAGCGGAGGGCCGCTCAATGCATTGTATGCGCTCTCATATAACCCCTCCCAACCGGACTATTCCACCGTCGCCTCGATCGACAACACTGGACAAGTTACGCTATGGACCTTCGATCCATCCAAAATCGGAGGCGGATATGGCGGCGCCGCATTTTCGCCTGGCGCACAGACCTTCAAGCTGACCCAGGGTACGCCTGTCAAAATGGTCGGTTTCAATAAGGCCGGAAGCGATCACTTTCAGTCCCAGGATTTGGCTGTTGTCTATCTCAACGCCAACGGCGTACTCGCGTTGGCAGAATTAAACCACGCGACCAACGACATCACGACATACGCCATTGGTGGCCGCATCTTTGTTGACATGATCGCCGGCGATTTCGACGGTAATGGTCATGAGGACATCGCAGTCCTCACAGCCGACACCGCCTCCCAGCAGTATTATCTCAACGTGTTGCTTTCGCAGGATGACGGCTCGACCGATCTCGTGCCTTACGTCGGCAACGATCTGGCTATCGCCGCCGACGGTACGCCACAGACATCATTGTCGTCGATTCGCGTTAAGGGCGACGAACAGGTACTGCTCTGGAATACCCAGGCGACTAATGGTTCAACGTCGTACATTACCGCTGCTCTTGTGACCGGCGGCCAGATGCGGGTATCGTCGGGCCCTGCTTCCTTGAGCGGTCGCATCGTCGCTATCAGCGCCGCCGGTGTTGGCACGCCCGCGACATTTGCCACTTACTCCGCGGAGATGTCGGCTGACTACACTGTGCCTGTGGCAATAGGCACGGTGCAGGTGAACGCTGACGGCATGATCGCCATCAGCGACGATCTAACAGTGTACGGAGGTTTGTTCAGCGGGTTCGACATCGGCATTACCGGCGTCACCCCGCCCACGTCTAATGTTACGAGCGGAATCGTCTACAACGATGCCAATTCCAATGGAATCCACGACCCCGGCGAAACAGGTTTGTCGGGCATGACCGTGCGCCTAATCGAGCCGAGCAATGCGACCCAAACCACTGTCACCAGTGATGGCAGCAACGGTCATCCGGTTGGCAGCTATTCATTCGAGAACGTCCCAACGGGAGCCTACATTCAGGTGACCTTACCACCCGGCACATGGACGGCCCAAAACCCCCCACCAGGGGTGTCGACAAATGCGAATGGCTCTGACGGAATCGTAACAGGCGTCGCATTCTCAGACGGGCAAGTAATCGAGACCATCGGCTTTACGGACGGGACTGACAATGAGTACAGTGCCACTATCAAGTCAGCCGACCTACAGGCCACTGGGCAGGAAAACCTCGTCGTCCGCACGTCATCGGCGCTGTTCGTACAGCGGTTCCAACCCGACGGTACATCGGTATTCGACCGATATAGTGTCAGCAGCCCGGCGGCATATCTCCGCCCTGAGGTATATCTGGAAGATCTCACCGGGAACGGGCGCATCGATATCGTCACCTCCGGTCAATCAGGCATCGACGTTTTCATCAATATCGGTCTCGGCGAGTTCCAGCCATTTACGGGACTGCTTGCCGCAATGTTCAACAATTCGCCAAATGGCGCGTACACGCCAGGGCGAGTTTTTGCTGGCGATCTCAATTCGGGCATCATTTCCGCTAAGACTTATACGCACACACTCAATTTCGGTAACAACAACGAGGACATCGATGTAAATGGCGTGACGTTCCAGGCCGCACTGCCGACCGGGGACTTTTACTCTCTTCAAGCCGTAGATCCCCGCAGTGGCGTAACGGGAGATATGGCTCCGGCCTTCGGCCCTTCTGGTGGTCTCATTGGAAATTTTGCCACCATCGCAGAGACGGCCTATCAGAGCCCTGTCAGCGTCAATGGAACGGAGCAACTCACGCTCATCGGCCTGACTCCTGGCATGACCTACTCAACCACCTTCTATACCGTTGCGGACGCGCTTGGGCTGCCCCTCGGTCAGATAGTTGTCGATAGCATAGGCGGATCGCTAACGTTCGATGCGAACATCGGTGGAAACCGAAGTGGCTATATGTTCTCGCGCACGTTCGTCGCGACCAGCGACTCGATCGTTTTCACTTTTTTTGCTCAGGTTGCCAGCAGCAGCTTTTACCTGATCGCGCTGACCAACGAACTTGTCACCATCGCACCTTACGTATCCGGCAACCTGAGCGGCGATGTGGATTCCAGTATCGTCTCGGGCAAGACGTACACGCATGCGCTCAATTTTGCGAGTACGGCGCCACTCGCGATCAACGGTGTGGACTTCACTCCGGCCGGCTCGTCCGGCTCAAACTGGCAACTCGTTGCGTATGATTCGTCGACGGGCGCTCAGTCGCCGATGCAAACTTCCTGTAATTTTAAGAACAATCTGACCGGCAATTTAAACATAGCGACCTCAGACTTCTACTACTCGGAATCGCCAACCTGGGAGGAGCAGCTTACGCTCTCGGGACTAACGCCGGGCGTGACATACAAGACGACATTTTACAGTGCCGGTTTTTACGCAGCGGGCCAAGGGCAACAAATGGTCAGCGACAGCTATGGTGGAAACTCGATCTTCGATCAGGACGCCGGGGGTGTCGGAAACGGGACAGTACTCACCATGACTTTTGTGGCCACAAGCGATTCGATTACATTCACGTTCTCGCCCTCGTCTGCAACAAAGAACAGCTTCAATCAGTTCGCACTGACAAATGAAGTAGTAGTGAATATGGAGTACAGCGCCGCGGCCACGTTCACCGACGATGATGATTCGGGAATCGGGGGCGACTTCTACACCCACGCACTTAACTTCAACGCTGCGGCTCCAATCACCGTTGAAGACGTCACGTTTACGGCGGCTGGCCAGAGTGGACCAAATTGGTCGCTCCACGGTTTCGATTCAGATACCCTCGCCACGCCCGCAATGTTGACCTATACGGGCTTCGACAACGATCTGACAGGCGAGGTGAACTCTCTCGCTTCCAACTTTTTCTACTCTCCGGTTAATGGCGAGCAACTTACGCTAACCGGATTGGCGGTAGGTGCGACGTATGTCACGACCTGGTATGGCGTCGGTTTCCAGGACGGCATTCAACGCGCGCAGTACATCACCGATAGTCTCGGCGGCTCGACGGTCATCGACGAGAACCTTTTCGGCGCAGGTAAAGGCGTCACTTTCAGTCGGACCTTCACCGCCGCAAATGACTCGATCATCTTCACAATCATGAGCGTTGATCCGAACACCACCTTCCATCAATATGCCGTGACGAATCAACTTGTGGTTTCCGGTACTTATGGTTCCGGCGAATTGATCAGTGACGCGGGTTCAGGTATCACTTCCAGCAAGACGTATACGCACGCGCTCAACTGGGAGGGTCCCGGGCCCATGACGGTCAACGATGTCCAGTTTGAGGGGGCGGGTAGGTCAGGATCGAACTACTCGTTGGTGACGATCGATCCTCACACGGTGGTTGGATCAGAGATCGACTATTTCCTGAACCAGGAAAACAACGTTAGTGGCGAACTCAACACGATACTCTCCACCGGTTACGTCGGCACGGCCAAAGTTGTGCTCAGCGGATTGACGCCGGGTACAACCTACGCGACTACGTTTTACGGGGTCGGAGACGGTGCTCCCGGTGAACGTTTGCAGACGATCTCAGATAGCGAAGGCGGTGTTTACCAGTTCGACGAAAACACGTTTGGGAACGCAAATGGCTTCTATGTGAACTACACTTACACCGCCAGCAGCGATTCCATCACCTTCTATATCGTCGCCGACAACCCACAAAATGTATTTCTCCAGGGCGCATTGACGAACGAGGTTGTGCCGCCATCCCACCAGTCACTAAACGTTTGTGGGACTGAAATTGCTGTCATTCCCGCAACCAGCGGTTCTTCGGCAAAGATATACGCCGCCCAACAGAACACGCAGACGGTGTTTGAAATGGCATGGGAGAACGCTACCGCCACCCTCGGGCACACCGGTCGGTTCTTTTTGATCGATCGGCTCGTGACACGTCTGGTAGTGGGCAGCGTCGCCAATGAGGGCGAACTCGATTTGGTCATCTTCGAGAATTCCAACGACCCGAACTCCCCAGACCTTCCTCCGGGCAGTCCTTACAACCAGAAGCTCTGGTTATTTACCCCAGACAATCTCTATGCCACGGGTACTTCACTGAACGACTTCGGCACCAATACTTACTCTGCCCAAATCGACCTGCTGTTGGCGCCTTTGTTCACGGGTGTTCAAACAGTTGTCTTTATGGGCATAGCGGGCAACGCGACTGACGTCGTCACCTACCGCGCCGGAAGCGGGATCCTCACCACATCGGTGCCCAACTGCGTAGGGTTCTCGCTTGGAGCTGGTCAGTTTGTTCCGGGCAGCCGTTCGCCCAATATCCTGATCGCCGGCGGCAATACGATTGCGGTGTTGGAGCCCGGCACCGATTCGAATGATGTTGACAACCCTGACAGCCCTGACCCTACCCTGCCGCTTGTCGTTCTGGGAACAATGTACACGCCGGACAGTTTGAATGCCGCCGGCGTCGGCGCCTCAATTACGACACATTCGGATGATCTAATGATGGTCGAATATGATGAGACTACTGGCTTTGCGGTCGCCCCACATTTCAATATTACCGGCGGATATCTGGTTTCAGGCGATGCGGGCGGTGGGCTGTATGACTTTCCCGTCGTCATCCCCGGCTCCAACGGAGGGACGATATGTGGTAATGTCTTCAATGATCTTGCTGGAAACGGAACGTGGAACCCGACCTATTCCGGTGCCTCCGGTGACATTACCCTTTATCTGGACTTGAACAACAACGGCCAATTAGACCCTGCCGAGCCTTTCGCGTTCCCCGACAGGGACGGAAACTACCAGTTCAGTCAGTTATTGCCGCGGGCGTACTCGGTCTGCATTCAAGTTGGCCCTGGCTACACCCTAACAACACCTGTATCCGTCGAAGTGATAATCACGGCCGTACCAGGTGCCCAAGTGACCGGCGTCGACTTCGGTGTAAAAGCCAAAGATTTCGAGAGCTGA